GCCTCACCAATACGCGTGACCTTTTGTTGGAAAAAGTAACCGCTGAAATGTCCGCGGTTCGATCCAACCTGACCAATCTCCTGGATCCGGTAGAATTACAGGTGCGCTATTTGTCCGACCTGATTTACAGCGGTCAGATCAACATTTACGAGGAAAAAAGCTTTGATGAAGCCTTGCTTGCCGGATTGGCCGGGAGCCGGAAAATCAAGGGCCTGATCTTTGTATACCCGGATTTTAAAGTAAAGATTGCAGACAGAAGTAAGCGTAAAGTCACAAATTTCAACAAAGCCAATGACCCGGTTGCCAACGCAACGATGAACGAAATGTCCCACGACCGTGTCGGGTCCTGGGCGAAACTGATTTATACGCCGGAAACAAGAGAAACTGTACTGAGCTTCAGACAGCCAATCGTCAAGGAAGGTGTCTTTATCGGTGTTCTGATCGCAGCTATTCCCGTGTCTTCAGTGAATGACATCGTTAAAACCGATGGCCTTGCCCTCGACGAGGATCGTTTTATTCTGTACGGACGCGATCATGTGCTGACGCAAAAGAACCTGAGCTATGATACGGCGATGCTTGTAACGGAAGGTACCGTACCCCGGCTAGACGAAATTGCCGATCCAATACTGTCGTCCATATGGACCGCACCCCGCACCCCGTTTCGCCTGTTTGGGGATAAACTGGATTTTGAAGGCCATTTCACAAATCTGAACGGCGAACGCTATCAATTCTTTTATGCAACCCTGGAGGGCTATACAGATCGTCCACTGATCATTGGCTATCGTGTCAAATATGAAGAAGCCACCCGTGAAATCAGGCGTCTCGCTTATGCCGGAATGGTGGGTCTGGCGATCCTGATAATTGGTATCATTATTTCAGTCGTTATCGGCCGTAAAATATCGCAGCCGATCCGCGCCCTTTCCCACGCTTCCAGAAAAATATCAGATCTGGATTTTCGCAATGTGAAAACCCTGCCATCCAGTCGATTGAAAGAGCTGGACGAGGCCAGCGAGGCCTATAACACAATGCTACGGGGCTTAAGCTGGTTTGAAAACTACGTTCCCAAGAGTTTGGTGCGCAAATTGATGGAAACTGGTGATGCCCATTCGGAGAGTCGTTCCGTTACCGTAATGTTCACTGATATTGTCAGTTTCACCCCCCTTGCGGAAAGAATGAGTTCTGAGGAAGTCGCCGACATGCTCAATCATCATTTCGAGCTGGTGACCCGCTGCATCGAAGACGAAGGCGGGACGGTGGACAAGTTTATCGGGGATGCTGTCATGGCTTTTTGGGGCGCGCCCGAAAATCAGACTGACCACGCGGCAAGAGCCTGCAGGGCGGCCAAGGCAATTCGTGAAGCCATTATGGCGGACAACAAAATACGCCGGGAAAAAGATCTTGATCCCATCCGGATGCGTATCGGCATTCACTCCGGGACACTCGTTGTCGGGAATATTG
This region of Sneathiella aquimaris genomic DNA includes:
- a CDS encoding adenylate/guanylate cyclase domain-containing protein — its product is MGQPFRSGSKKISVDQQKRRSRVTIASALAMSFGPLICIAILAVLGVSLITGLTNTRDLLLEKVTAEMSAVRSNLTNLLDPVELQVRYLSDLIYSGQINIYEEKSFDEALLAGLAGSRKIKGLIFVYPDFKVKIADRSKRKVTNFNKANDPVANATMNEMSHDRVGSWAKLIYTPETRETVLSFRQPIVKEGVFIGVLIAAIPVSSVNDIVKTDGLALDEDRFILYGRDHVLTQKNLSYDTAMLVTEGTVPRLDEIADPILSSIWTAPRTPFRLFGDKLDFEGHFTNLNGERYQFFYATLEGYTDRPLIIGYRVKYEEATREIRRLAYAGMVGLAILIIGIIISVVIGRKISQPIRALSHASRKISDLDFRNVKTLPSSRLKELDEASEAYNTMLRGLSWFENYVPKSLVRKLMETGDAHSESRSVTVMFTDIVSFTPLAERMSSEEVADMLNHHFELVTRCIEDEGGTVDKFIGDAVMAFWGAPENQTDHAARACRAAKAIREAIMADNKIRREKDLDPIRMRIGIHSGTLVVGNIGSSGRINYTVVGDTVNISQRIEQLGKTLCNDDGQEVTILLSETTMNQSNDCLALESVGSHPMKGRNQSIVLYKAS